One window of Atribacter laminatus genomic DNA carries:
- a CDS encoding NAD-dependent epimerase/dehydratase family protein → MKILITGKNSYIGMSFEKWLNQWPDVYQVDTICLINDNWENYDFSLYDKVFHVAGIVHQKEKLDMENSYFSVNRDLAVEVAKKAKKSGVKQFIFMSSMAVYGHEGKIDEQVIINKNTPCNPNSFYGRSKLEAENEINKLGDYHFSIAIIRAPMVYGPNCPGNYGFLRKYARRIRILPDLKNQRSMIFINNLTEFIRLLVDHQDKGLFFPQNKEYVDTLNMAKIIAHFYGKKILVSKALGGLLRAGKNTFPMVNKIFGNLIYDKNLSQHYDWNYCKVGFEESIELTEKNKV, encoded by the coding sequence ATGAAAATCCTTATAACTGGCAAAAACAGTTATATAGGGATGAGTTTTGAGAAATGGTTAAATCAATGGCCTGATGTCTATCAGGTAGATACAATCTGCCTGATAAATGATAATTGGGAAAATTATGATTTTTCTCTTTACGATAAAGTGTTTCATGTTGCGGGAATTGTTCATCAAAAAGAAAAACTAGATATGGAAAATAGTTATTTTTCGGTAAATAGAGATCTTGCAGTAGAGGTGGCAAAAAAAGCCAAAAAGTCAGGTGTTAAGCAATTTATTTTCATGAGCAGCATGGCGGTATATGGACATGAAGGAAAAATTGACGAACAAGTAATTATAAACAAAAATACACCCTGCAATCCAAATTCTTTTTATGGTAGAAGCAAGCTTGAAGCTGAAAATGAAATAAATAAATTAGGAGATTATCATTTTTCTATTGCTATTATTCGAGCCCCGATGGTATATGGACCAAATTGTCCTGGTAATTATGGATTTTTAAGAAAATATGCAAGGAGGATAAGAATTTTACCCGATCTCAAAAACCAAAGGAGCATGATATTTATTAATAACCTTACTGAATTTATAAGACTTTTAGTTGATCACCAGGATAAAGGATTATTTTTCCCACAAAATAAGGAATATGTGGATACATTAAACATGGCAAAAATAATTGCTCATTTTTATGGAAAGAAAATATTAGTATCAAAAGCTTTAGGTGGGTTACTGAGAGCTGGAAAGAACACGTTTCCAATGGTGAATAAAATATTTGGTAATCTTATTTATGATAAAAACCTATCCCAACATTATGATTGGAATTATTGTAAGGTAGGATTTGAAGAGTCTATAGAACTAACTGAAAAGAATAAGGTTTAA